From Skermanella sp. TT6, a single genomic window includes:
- the motA gene encoding flagellar motor stator protein MotA, with amino-acid sequence MLFIIGSITVLACVLGGYAAMGGHLAVLWQPFEVVIIVGAAIGAFIISNPKTVLGRCGKAMVTLLKGSRYNKESYLELLSLQYQVFKIAKTRGLLALEQHIEKPEESSLFQQFPKFHSDHHAVVFLCDYLRLMSLGSDNPHELESLMDEELETHHQEHAQISGAIQTMADGMPALGIVAAVLGVIKTMGSITEPPEVLGKLIGGALVGTFLGVWISYGFIAPIASSLKAVYEAEAKYFQCMKAGLLAHLHGYAPAVSVEYARKALLSDVRPTFYEVEEATSALPPA; translated from the coding sequence ATGCTTTTCATCATAGGCTCCATCACCGTCCTGGCCTGCGTGCTGGGCGGCTACGCGGCCATGGGTGGGCATCTCGCCGTGCTGTGGCAGCCGTTCGAGGTCGTCATCATCGTGGGCGCCGCGATCGGCGCCTTCATCATCTCCAACCCGAAGACGGTGCTCGGCCGCTGCGGCAAGGCGATGGTCACCCTGCTGAAGGGGTCCCGCTACAACAAGGAAAGCTACCTGGAGCTGCTCAGCCTGCAGTACCAGGTCTTCAAGATCGCCAAGACGCGCGGGCTTCTGGCGCTGGAGCAGCATATCGAGAAGCCCGAGGAGAGCTCGCTGTTCCAGCAGTTCCCGAAGTTCCACTCCGACCACCACGCCGTCGTCTTCCTGTGCGACTATCTCCGCCTGATGTCGCTGGGCTCGGACAATCCGCACGAGCTGGAAAGCCTGATGGACGAGGAGCTGGAGACCCATCACCAGGAGCATGCCCAGATCTCGGGCGCCATCCAGACCATGGCCGACGGCATGCCGGCGCTGGGCATCGTCGCGGCGGTGCTGGGCGTGATCAAGACCATGGGCTCCATCACCGAGCCGCCGGAAGTGCTGGGCAAGCTGATCGGCGGCGCGCTGGTCGGGACCTTCCTGGGCGTCTGGATCTCCTACGGCTTCATCGCGCCGATCGCCAGCTCGCTGAAGGCGGTGTACGAGGCCGAGGCGAAGTATTTCCAGTGCATGAAGGCGGGCCTGCTGGCCCACCTGCACGGCTACGCCCCCGCCGTCTCGGTGGAATACGCCCGCAAGGCCCTGCTGTCCGACGTCCGGCCGACCTTCTACGAGGTCGAAGAGGCGACGTCGGCGCTGCCGCCGGCCTGA
- a CDS encoding flavin reductase family protein: MSFDRRAFRNALGCFATGITVVTTANDAGEPFGLTANSFSSVSLDPPLVLFCLARSSNALDAFTASGRFAVNVLAETQRDLSVRFSTAIGDRWDGVEWEAWETGAPILKGCLASLDCTTEAVHDGGDHVILVGRVKRLSSLADGKPLLYYKGDYARVEE, encoded by the coding sequence ATGAGTTTCGACCGGCGGGCGTTCCGAAACGCCCTTGGATGCTTCGCCACGGGCATCACCGTGGTCACCACGGCGAACGACGCCGGGGAACCGTTCGGGCTGACCGCCAACTCCTTCAGCTCGGTGTCGCTCGACCCGCCCCTGGTCCTGTTCTGCCTGGCCCGCTCGTCCAACGCCCTGGACGCCTTCACCGCCTCCGGCCGCTTCGCCGTCAACGTCCTGGCCGAGACCCAGCGCGACCTGTCCGTCCGCTTCTCCACCGCGATCGGCGACCGCTGGGACGGCGTCGAGTGGGAAGCCTGGGAGACCGGCGCCCCTATCCTGAAAGGCTGCCTCGCCTCCCTCGACTGCACCACCGAAGCCGTCCACGACGGCGGCGACCACGTCATCCTGGTCGGCCGGGTCAAGCGCCTGTCCTCCCTGGCGGACGGCAAGCCCCTGCTCTACTACAAGGGCGACTACGCCCGCGTGGAGGAGTGA
- a CDS encoding Panacea domain-containing protein, producing the protein MATARQIADYIIRFSQDRGDPITNLKLQKLVYYSHAWHLALTGRPLFSERIEAWVHGPVVPSLYQEFRGYKWNPISERPREPDLPDDIRKHLDEVLEVYGIETAYALERMTHQEEPWLKARGGIPEDQECRNPINDMDMLQFYKKMGDAEDPKEQSSKR; encoded by the coding sequence ATGGCAACGGCACGGCAGATCGCCGACTACATCATTCGTTTCAGCCAGGACAGAGGCGATCCGATCACCAACTTGAAATTGCAAAAACTCGTATACTATTCACATGCTTGGCATTTGGCCCTGACCGGCCGCCCGCTCTTCTCCGAGAGGATCGAGGCGTGGGTGCATGGCCCTGTGGTCCCGTCGCTGTATCAGGAGTTCCGAGGGTACAAATGGAACCCCATCAGCGAGCGTCCTCGGGAACCCGACCTTCCAGACGACATCAGGAAGCACCTGGATGAGGTCCTTGAGGTTTACGGCATCGAGACAGCATACGCACTCGAAAGAATGACGCATCAGGAAGAGCCATGGCTGAAGGCCAGGGGCGGAATTCCTGAAGATCAAGAGTGCCGCAATCCGATCAATGACATGGACATGCTACAATTCTATAAGAAGATGGGCGATGCCGAAGATCCGAAAGAGCAGAGTTCAAAGCGATGA
- a CDS encoding terminase small subunit: MPDTAADQDLPHRQEAFARHVASGRSLTAAARLSGYAWDSARQAGSRLMRDARVAARVAELIDAEDTRRREETDEMVGALKRVMLDALEKQNHFAVLRAVDRIARFRNLLPTSRDPLAVFDTDDDGPAAPPEPPPEPEPEPAPPPEEIDYNHEDSESAVATARRMLRCMAYLEDHLPEIACRLSQTSQALRYFDRKGRLLPRSQWPALPAAAG; the protein is encoded by the coding sequence ATGCCCGATACCGCCGCAGACCAGGACCTCCCCCACCGGCAGGAGGCCTTCGCCCGCCATGTCGCCTCCGGCCGGAGCCTGACGGCGGCCGCCCGGCTTTCCGGCTATGCCTGGGACAGCGCCCGCCAGGCCGGGTCGCGGCTGATGCGCGATGCCCGCGTCGCGGCGCGTGTGGCGGAGCTGATCGACGCCGAGGACACCCGCCGGCGCGAGGAAACGGACGAGATGGTCGGCGCGCTCAAGCGGGTGATGCTCGACGCCCTGGAAAAGCAGAATCACTTCGCCGTGCTACGGGCCGTCGATCGGATCGCCCGCTTCCGCAACCTCCTGCCCACGTCCCGCGACCCCCTCGCCGTTTTCGACACCGACGACGATGGTCCCGCGGCACCCCCCGAACCGCCACCGGAGCCGGAACCCGAACCGGCCCCGCCGCCCGAGGAAATCGACTACAACCACGAGGACAGCGAGTCCGCCGTCGCCACGGCCCGCCGCATGCTGCGCTGCATGGCCTATTTGGAGGACCACCTCCCCGAGATCGCCTGCCGGCTCTCCCAGACCAGCCAGGCCCTGCGCTACTTCGACCGGAAAGGCCGGCTGCTCCCGCGCAGCCAATGGCCGGCGCTACCCGCCGCGGCAGGATGA
- the preA gene encoding NAD-dependent dihydropyrimidine dehydrogenase subunit PreA produces the protein MASLVSNFVGIRSPNPFWLASAPPTDKEYNVVRAFEAGWGGVVWKTLGEDPPVVNVSSRYGAFSYNGTRVAGFNNIELITDRPLEINLQEIKSVKQRFPDRAMVVSLMVPCEEESWKRILRRVEETGADGIELNFGCPHGMSERGMGSAVGQVPEYVEMVTRWCKQHSRMPVIVKLTPNITDILGPARAAKRGGADAVSLINTIQSIMSVDLDAMAPTPTVDGKGTHGGYCGPAVKPIAMRMVADIARDPECQGMAISGIGGVSTWRDAAEFISLGASTVQVCTAAMHHGFRIVEEMADGLANWMDGRGFGEVKDFTGMAIPNYVHWEDLNLNYKIVAHIDQDSCIKCGLCHIACEDTAHQAIGALRTAGARRYEVIEEECVGCNLCMHVCPVENCITMERRDEGKPFLTWKDHPNNPMRREAAE, from the coding sequence ATGGCAAGTCTGGTCAGCAACTTCGTCGGCATCCGGTCGCCCAACCCGTTCTGGCTGGCCTCCGCGCCGCCGACGGACAAGGAATACAACGTCGTCCGCGCCTTCGAGGCTGGCTGGGGCGGCGTGGTGTGGAAGACGCTGGGGGAGGACCCGCCGGTCGTCAACGTATCGTCGCGCTACGGCGCCTTCAGCTACAACGGCACCCGCGTCGCCGGGTTCAACAATATCGAGCTGATCACCGACCGGCCGCTGGAGATCAACCTTCAGGAGATCAAGTCGGTCAAGCAGAGGTTCCCCGACCGGGCCATGGTCGTGTCGCTGATGGTCCCGTGCGAGGAGGAGAGCTGGAAACGCATCCTGCGCCGGGTCGAGGAGACCGGGGCCGACGGCATCGAGCTGAACTTCGGTTGCCCGCACGGCATGTCGGAGCGCGGCATGGGCTCGGCGGTGGGGCAGGTGCCCGAATATGTCGAGATGGTCACCCGCTGGTGCAAGCAGCACAGCCGCATGCCGGTGATCGTCAAGCTGACGCCCAACATCACCGACATCCTGGGTCCGGCGCGGGCGGCGAAGCGCGGCGGCGCCGACGCGGTGTCGCTGATCAATACGATCCAGTCCATCATGTCGGTGGACCTGGACGCGATGGCGCCGACGCCCACGGTGGACGGCAAGGGCACCCACGGCGGCTATTGCGGCCCGGCGGTCAAGCCGATCGCCATGCGCATGGTGGCCGACATCGCCCGCGACCCGGAATGCCAGGGCATGGCGATCAGCGGCATCGGCGGCGTCTCCACCTGGCGGGACGCGGCGGAGTTCATCAGCCTGGGCGCCAGCACGGTCCAGGTCTGCACCGCCGCGATGCACCACGGCTTCCGCATCGTCGAGGAGATGGCCGACGGGCTGGCCAACTGGATGGACGGCCGGGGCTTCGGGGAGGTGAAGGACTTCACCGGGATGGCGATCCCGAACTATGTCCACTGGGAGGACCTGAACCTCAACTACAAGATCGTCGCCCATATCGACCAGGACAGCTGCATCAAGTGCGGCCTGTGCCACATCGCCTGCGAGGACACCGCGCACCAGGCGATCGGCGCCCTTCGGACGGCGGGCGCGCGGCGCTATGAGGTGATCGAGGAGGAATGCGTCGGCTGTAACCTGTGCATGCATGTCTGCCCGGTCGAGAACTGCATCACCATGGAGCGGCGCGATGAGGGCAAGCCCTTCCTGACCTGGAAGGACCATCCCAACAACCCGATGCGGCGGGAGGCGGCGGAGTAG
- a CDS encoding NAD(P)-dependent oxidoreductase — protein MTSVMDVPADIAPRRLSPREYEANFEDATPPLSRKQALIEAARCYYCYDAPCMEACPTGIDIPSFIKKIAGDNVKGSAVTILEENVMGGMCARVCPTEILCEQACVRTAQEHKPVAIGALQRYATDWLFERGIQPFQRAAPTGRKVAVVGAGPAGLSCAHRLAMHGHEVTVFEAREKPGGLNEYGIAAYKVTNDFAQREVDFILSMGGITIEHGKALGRDVTLAELRAGYGAVFLGLGHNAVNALRIEGEELDGVVNAVDFIAALRQAPDKSALPVGRRIVVIGGGNTAIDVATQSKRLGAEDVTIVYRRRPDAMSATGAEQEWAQTNGVRIKHWAQPRRVIGAGGHVREVEFEYTVLDEAGRLAGTGELFRIPADMVFKAIGQCFVPAAAGDAELAELLEFRPDGRFAVNEDRQTSLPNVFAGGDCVPGIDLTVSAVQDGKVAAEAIHRLLGAS, from the coding sequence ATGACGAGCGTGATGGACGTGCCGGCGGACATCGCCCCCAGGCGGCTGTCGCCGCGGGAGTACGAGGCCAACTTCGAGGATGCCACGCCGCCGCTGAGCCGCAAGCAGGCGCTGATCGAGGCGGCCCGCTGCTATTACTGCTACGACGCGCCGTGCATGGAGGCCTGCCCGACCGGCATCGACATCCCCAGCTTCATCAAGAAGATCGCCGGGGACAACGTCAAGGGCTCCGCCGTGACGATCCTGGAGGAGAACGTCATGGGCGGCATGTGCGCCCGGGTGTGCCCGACCGAGATCCTGTGCGAGCAGGCCTGCGTCCGCACCGCGCAGGAGCACAAGCCGGTCGCGATCGGCGCGCTCCAGCGCTACGCCACGGACTGGCTGTTCGAGCGCGGCATCCAGCCCTTCCAGCGGGCGGCCCCGACCGGCCGCAAGGTCGCCGTGGTCGGCGCCGGCCCGGCCGGCCTGTCCTGCGCGCACCGGCTGGCGATGCACGGCCACGAGGTGACCGTGTTCGAGGCGCGGGAGAAGCCCGGCGGCCTCAACGAGTACGGCATCGCCGCCTACAAGGTGACCAACGATTTCGCCCAGCGCGAGGTGGATTTCATCCTGTCGATGGGCGGCATCACCATCGAGCACGGCAAGGCGCTGGGACGCGACGTCACCCTGGCGGAGTTGCGGGCCGGCTACGGCGCGGTGTTCCTGGGGCTGGGCCACAACGCGGTCAACGCTCTGCGGATCGAGGGCGAGGAGCTGGACGGCGTCGTCAACGCGGTCGATTTCATCGCCGCCCTGCGGCAGGCGCCGGACAAGTCGGCGCTGCCGGTCGGGCGCCGGATCGTCGTGATCGGCGGCGGCAACACCGCCATCGACGTGGCGACCCAGTCGAAGCGGCTGGGGGCGGAGGACGTCACGATCGTCTATCGCCGCCGCCCCGACGCCATGTCGGCGACGGGCGCCGAGCAGGAATGGGCGCAGACCAACGGCGTCCGGATCAAGCACTGGGCGCAGCCGCGCCGGGTGATCGGGGCGGGCGGCCATGTCCGGGAGGTCGAGTTCGAATACACCGTCCTGGACGAGGCCGGCCGGCTGGCCGGCACCGGGGAGCTGTTCCGCATCCCGGCCGACATGGTGTTCAAGGCGATCGGCCAGTGCTTCGTTCCGGCCGCGGCCGGCGACGCCGAACTGGCGGAGCTGCTGGAGTTCCGGCCCGACGGCCGTTTCGCGGTCAACGAGGACCGGCAGACCTCCCTTCCCAACGTGTTCGCCGGCGGCGACTGCGTGCCGGGCATCGACCTGACCGTGTCGGCGGTGCAGGACGGCAAGGTGGCGGCGGAAGCGATCCACCGCCTGCTGGGCGCGTCGTGA